One Methylosinus sp. C49 DNA segment encodes these proteins:
- a CDS encoding DUF3363 domain-containing protein: protein MSKAVDAHLRYLERDGVTRDGEKGRAYSAFENEADGRAFVERGREDRHQFRFIVAPEDAGDMADLRGFTRDLMRQVEKDLDTSLDWIAVDHHNTGHPHTHIIVRGVLDDGRILNIAGDYIAHGVRHRASELVTLELGHQSEIELQTKLANEVAVERLTRLDKMLLAEQREHGVIELRLGEGASYLVRENRALLLGRVRRLERHGLAAELETERWAISDRAEQMLKELGVRNEAIETIRRALASHGLADERGVGQYVCHGETGKEPIVGRVLAKGLAGDELSERVYLVVDGVDGRVHHMEFADPTRIEEVGRGMIVEAAPAVSGQRPADRNIAIVAENDGVYRPSAHLERIRESFERQGKDPDAFVRFHVRRLEALRRAGHVERVDAEHWRVPKDIVERGRAYDLAQGGDGLRVRTLSTFDLERQIASDGATWLDRELVADKQTSLVEAGFGRDVKNALHRRGERLVEMGLATDNGKSISIARGAIATLERREVERVGRQMAAERGLSYSPSGPGEYVSGRLAGVANLASGRFAMIEDGLGFQLVPWQPVLEKRIGHYLSGVHRDGGGIEWDLGRKRGLGL from the coding sequence ATGAGCAAGGCCGTCGACGCCCATCTCCGCTATCTCGAACGTGATGGCGTCACCCGCGACGGCGAGAAGGGGCGCGCCTATTCCGCTTTCGAGAACGAGGCGGACGGCCGCGCCTTCGTCGAACGCGGGCGCGAAGATCGCCACCAATTCCGCTTCATCGTCGCGCCGGAGGACGCCGGCGACATGGCCGATCTGCGGGGCTTCACCCGCGACCTCATGCGGCAGGTAGAGAAGGACCTCGACACGAGCCTCGACTGGATCGCTGTCGACCATCACAACACCGGCCATCCTCACACCCACATCATCGTCCGGGGCGTGCTCGACGACGGCCGTATCCTCAATATAGCCGGCGACTATATCGCTCACGGCGTTCGTCATCGGGCGAGCGAGCTCGTCACGCTGGAGCTCGGCCATCAGAGCGAGATCGAGCTTCAGACGAAGCTCGCGAATGAAGTTGCGGTCGAGCGACTGACGCGGCTCGACAAGATGCTGCTCGCCGAGCAGCGCGAACACGGCGTCATTGAACTCAGGCTCGGGGAAGGCGCCTCCTATCTCGTCCGAGAGAACCGGGCGCTGCTACTCGGCCGCGTGCGGCGTTTAGAGCGCCACGGGCTCGCTGCCGAACTCGAGACGGAGCGGTGGGCGATTTCCGACCGTGCGGAGCAGATGCTGAAGGAACTCGGCGTTCGCAACGAAGCGATCGAGACCATCCGCCGGGCGCTGGCCAGTCACGGTCTGGCGGACGAGCGCGGCGTCGGGCAATATGTTTGCCACGGGGAGACCGGAAAGGAGCCGATCGTCGGTCGGGTGTTGGCCAAAGGGCTGGCCGGCGACGAGTTGAGTGAGCGGGTCTATCTCGTCGTCGACGGCGTCGACGGACGAGTCCATCACATGGAGTTCGCCGATCCGACCCGCATCGAGGAGGTCGGCCGAGGCATGATCGTCGAAGCCGCGCCCGCCGTTTCCGGTCAGAGGCCCGCCGACCGCAACATCGCCATCGTCGCGGAGAACGACGGCGTCTACCGGCCGAGCGCTCATCTCGAACGCATTCGCGAGAGCTTCGAGCGGCAGGGCAAGGACCCGGACGCATTCGTTCGCTTCCATGTCCGCCGGCTGGAGGCGCTGCGCCGGGCCGGGCACGTCGAACGCGTCGACGCGGAGCATTGGCGCGTCCCGAAGGATATCGTCGAGCGCGGCCGAGCCTATGACCTCGCTCAAGGTGGCGACGGCCTTCGCGTGCGCACGCTCTCGACCTTCGATCTCGAACGGCAGATCGCGAGCGACGGAGCGACATGGCTCGACCGTGAACTCGTCGCCGACAAGCAGACTTCGTTAGTAGAAGCAGGCTTCGGTCGGGACGTGAAGAATGCGCTCCACCGGCGCGGAGAGCGGTTGGTGGAAATGGGCCTCGCCACGGACAATGGAAAATCCATCTCTATCGCTCGCGGCGCTATCGCTACGTTGGAGCGGCGGGAGGTGGAACGTGTCGGCCGTCAGATGGCCGCCGAGCGCGGGCTGTCGTATTCGCCGAGCGGGCCGGGCGAATATGTCTCGGGGCGGCTGGCTGGCGTCGCCAATCTCGCCAGCGGGCGCTTCGCTATGATCGAGGATGGCCTCGGCTTCCAGCTCGTGCCCTGGCAGCCCGTTCTCGAAAAGCGCATCGGCCATTATCTCAGCGGCGTTCACCGCGATGGCGGCGGCATCGAGTGGGACCTCGGCCGGAAGCGCGGGCTGGGACTGTGA
- a CDS encoding leucyl aminopeptidase encodes MSAYVKIETVSFGEVERRLAAASEDGGKPLVLVALAGAKLRFGSESETILKEALPQLSRAAAAAKFTGKRGTSLELYAPQGLPSVGRLLVIGVGAATEGDSSDKAEAFDDFLGLGGQLAAKLGQGQNALVVFDPPEAPADPAAAAGQFALGAELRAYKFDLYRTKKKKDDTERDGASDIALAVADPETARAAVGQSLGLAEGVVIARDLVNEPANVLFPEEFARRAAKLAALGVEVEILDVPALQALGFRALLGVGQGSVHPSRVVVLRWNGGAPGAQPIAFVGKGVCFDTGGISIKPAASMEDMKGDMAGAAAVTGLLHALATRKAKANVIGVLGLVENMPSGEAQRPGDIVTSLSGQTIEIINTDAEGRLVLADALWHVKDKYKPAFIIDLATLTGAILVALGQEHAGLFSNNDELAGRILDAGKATGEKLWRLPMGPAYDKLVDSKFADMKNTGGRHAGSITAAQFLERFVDKTPWAHLDIAGTGMGSPASDINQSWASGWGVRLLDRLVKDYYEA; translated from the coding sequence ATGTCCGCCTATGTGAAAATCGAGACTGTGTCTTTCGGCGAGGTGGAGCGACGCCTGGCGGCGGCTTCGGAGGATGGCGGCAAACCTCTCGTTCTCGTCGCTCTCGCCGGCGCCAAGCTTCGCTTCGGCTCGGAATCCGAGACCATTCTCAAAGAGGCGCTTCCGCAGCTGAGCCGCGCCGCCGCCGCGGCGAAATTCACCGGCAAGCGCGGAACCTCGCTCGAACTCTATGCGCCGCAGGGGCTTCCCTCGGTCGGCCGTCTGCTCGTGATCGGCGTCGGCGCCGCCACTGAGGGCGATTCGTCCGACAAGGCCGAGGCTTTCGACGATTTTCTCGGCCTCGGCGGCCAGCTGGCCGCCAAGCTCGGCCAGGGCCAGAATGCGCTCGTCGTCTTCGATCCGCCGGAGGCCCCGGCCGATCCCGCCGCGGCGGCCGGCCAATTCGCGCTCGGCGCGGAGCTGCGCGCCTATAAGTTCGACCTCTACCGCACCAAGAAGAAGAAAGACGATACGGAACGCGACGGCGCGAGCGACATAGCGCTCGCAGTCGCCGATCCGGAGACGGCGCGCGCGGCGGTCGGGCAGTCGCTCGGCCTCGCCGAGGGCGTCGTCATCGCCCGCGATCTCGTCAATGAGCCGGCCAATGTCCTCTTCCCGGAAGAATTCGCGCGCCGCGCCGCCAAGCTCGCCGCTCTCGGCGTCGAGGTGGAGATTCTGGACGTTCCGGCGCTGCAGGCGCTGGGCTTCCGCGCGCTGCTCGGCGTCGGCCAGGGCTCCGTCCATCCGAGCCGTGTGGTGGTGCTGCGCTGGAACGGCGGCGCCCCCGGCGCGCAGCCCATCGCCTTCGTCGGCAAGGGCGTCTGCTTCGACACTGGCGGCATCTCCATCAAGCCGGCCGCCAGCATGGAGGATATGAAGGGGGACATGGCAGGCGCCGCAGCCGTGACCGGCCTTCTCCACGCGCTCGCCACGCGCAAGGCCAAGGCCAATGTCATCGGCGTGCTCGGCCTCGTCGAGAACATGCCCTCGGGCGAGGCGCAGCGGCCGGGCGACATCGTCACCTCGCTCTCCGGCCAGACGATCGAGATCATCAACACCGATGCGGAAGGCCGCCTCGTGCTCGCCGACGCGCTCTGGCACGTGAAGGACAAATACAAGCCCGCCTTCATCATCGATCTGGCGACGCTGACCGGCGCCATTCTGGTGGCGCTGGGCCAGGAGCACGCCGGCCTCTTCTCCAACAATGACGAACTGGCGGGCCGCATTCTCGACGCGGGCAAGGCCACCGGCGAGAAGCTCTGGCGGCTGCCGATGGGGCCGGCCTATGACAAGCTCGTCGATTCGAAATTCGCCGATATGAAGAACACGGGCGGCCGCCACGCCGGCTCGATCACGGCGGCGCAATTTCTGGAGCGATTCGTCGACAAGACCCCTTGGGCGCATCTCGACATCGCCGGCACGGGCATGGGCTCGCCGGCCTCCGACATCAACCAGAGCTGGGCTTCCGGCTGGGGCGTGCGGCTGCTGGACCGCCTGGTGAAGGATTATTACGAGGCCTGA
- a CDS encoding MFS transporter encodes MSRSVADRPEAGAPAFPVLGAISFCHFLNDMMQSLLPAIYPLLKGGFDLDFGQIGLLSLAYQITASLLQPLVGLYTDRRPQPFSLVVGMGSTLCGLLGLAFAPSYPALLAAAMLLGVGSSIFHPESSRIARIASGGAHGLAQSLFQVGGNFGSSLGPLLAAFFILPRGQSSLAWFALVALGGICVVTPLGHWIRSNGHARSRSGAATRSGMGLSPAQRRRTLAVLIALMFSKFVYLAGLSNYYVFYLMSRFDTSPQDSQIYLFVFLATSAGGTVIGGALGDRLGRKRVIWGSILGVLPFTLALPYVGLPATVGLSAVIGFMLSSAFPAILVYAQELTPNRIGAVSGLFFGFAFGMSGLGAAALGALADRTSIEFVYQICSFLPLIGLLAIFLPAGHAKPRA; translated from the coding sequence TTGAGCAGATCCGTCGCCGATCGGCCGGAGGCCGGCGCGCCCGCATTTCCCGTGCTGGGCGCGATCAGCTTCTGCCATTTTCTGAACGATATGATGCAGTCGCTGCTGCCGGCGATCTATCCGCTGCTGAAGGGCGGGTTCGATCTCGATTTCGGGCAGATCGGCCTGCTCAGCCTCGCCTATCAGATCACCGCCTCGCTGCTGCAGCCGCTGGTCGGCCTCTACACGGATCGCCGCCCGCAGCCATTCTCGCTGGTCGTCGGCATGGGCTCGACCCTGTGCGGACTCCTCGGCCTCGCCTTCGCGCCGAGCTATCCGGCGCTGCTCGCAGCGGCGATGCTGCTCGGCGTCGGCTCCTCCATCTTCCATCCCGAATCCTCGCGCATCGCCCGCATTGCCTCGGGCGGCGCGCATGGCCTCGCGCAATCGCTGTTTCAGGTCGGCGGCAATTTCGGCTCCTCGCTCGGACCATTGCTCGCGGCTTTCTTCATTCTGCCGCGCGGACAGAGCAGCCTCGCCTGGTTCGCGCTCGTCGCGCTCGGCGGCATTTGCGTGGTGACGCCGCTCGGACATTGGATTCGCAGCAATGGCCATGCGCGCAGCCGATCCGGCGCGGCGACGCGCTCCGGCATGGGGCTCTCGCCCGCGCAGCGCCGCCGCACGCTCGCTGTTCTCATCGCGCTGATGTTCTCGAAATTCGTCTATCTCGCCGGGCTCAGCAATTATTATGTCTTCTATCTGATGAGCCGCTTCGACACCTCGCCGCAGGACTCGCAAATCTATCTGTTCGTCTTTCTCGCCACATCGGCGGGAGGCACGGTCATCGGCGGCGCCCTGGGCGATCGGCTCGGCCGCAAGCGCGTGATCTGGGGCTCCATTCTCGGCGTCCTGCCCTTCACTCTCGCCCTGCCCTATGTCGGCCTGCCGGCGACGGTGGGCCTCAGCGCGGTGATCGGCTTCATGCTGTCATCGGCCTTTCCGGCGATTCTCGTCTATGCGCAGGAGCTGACGCCCAATCGCATCGGCGCGGTCTCGGGCCTCTTCTTCGGCTTCGCATTCGGCATGAGCGGACTCGGCGCGGCGGCGCTGGGCGCGCTCGCGGATCGCACGAGCATCGAATTCGTCTATCAGATCTGCTCTTTCCTGCCGCTGATCGGGCTGCTCGCGATCTTCCTTCCGGCAGGCCACGCAAAGCCGCGAGCGTGA
- a CDS encoding NYN domain-containing protein produces the protein MRSAIFIDGANLHLTVSCLGIDLDYARLLRALRGKASSAQAFYYVALSDTQSNGAINRLTDWLAYNGYVVVAKPIAETIDGFGRRRFRGSIDVDLAVAAMAMAEHVDAMTLVSGNGAYRALIGAVQRKGVRVSVASTIKTHPPIIAEELRRQADDFIDIAAIADKIRRASIETIG, from the coding sequence ATGCGAAGCGCAATATTCATCGACGGCGCGAATCTTCATCTGACGGTCAGCTGTCTCGGCATAGATCTCGACTACGCCCGGCTGCTGCGCGCGCTGCGCGGAAAAGCGTCCTCCGCTCAGGCTTTCTATTATGTGGCGTTGAGCGACACGCAATCCAATGGAGCCATAAATCGGCTGACGGACTGGCTCGCCTATAATGGATATGTCGTCGTCGCGAAGCCGATCGCGGAAACGATCGACGGCTTCGGCCGGCGTCGATTCAGGGGAAGCATAGACGTCGATCTCGCCGTCGCCGCCATGGCGATGGCCGAGCATGTCGATGCGATGACATTGGTGTCGGGCAATGGCGCCTATCGAGCGCTCATCGGCGCTGTCCAGCGCAAGGGCGTGCGCGTTTCCGTCGCTTCCACGATCAAGACGCATCCGCCGATCATCGCCGAGGAATTGCGGCGCCAGGCCGATGACTTCATCGATATCGCCGCGATAGCGGATAAGATTCGACGCGCCTCGATCGAAACCATCGGCTGA
- a CDS encoding glycosyltransferase family 1 protein: MNMHAMPDFLKNAGSAGLSDDIARQQDDATRIALYLAQQIQKEHLELHRQRVAGAIDPVTAHCYLKIKEFVWTATRLLGLGHLHDGTRKRIPAPRHPRNPLGGDDPTCAILDSTSPRLFIDVTPTYRHGGNQGIQRVVREIAKRSMRGEGALPVVIQNGRLAPYFERRAPLPPIEFRKGDKFLILDASWLATDEYVPIIEKLTAAGGQLVTLVYDLIPLTQPLSVAAPMTDQFKTWFESIVLKSDRILCISRSVADDVVTHISREGARTKPDLRVGWWRLGADFDEQADKSVSAEAREITAGDTPIFLSVGTLEPRKAYPIALEAFDILWRSNVLDARYVIIGRPGWQSEALQRDINDHPELGRRLFWLNDASDADLRHCYEHARGLIFPSMVEGFGLPLVEAGRRGIPVIASDIPVFREIAGPDVRYFDLLDPVDLAHEILRLSREAPTRGEASYLTWDDAADALLELVTRDAYQARIVGAASAFCNRP, from the coding sequence ATGAACATGCATGCAATGCCGGATTTTCTGAAAAATGCAGGCTCTGCGGGGCTCTCCGACGACATCGCGCGCCAGCAGGACGATGCGACGCGGATCGCGCTCTATCTCGCCCAGCAGATCCAGAAGGAGCATCTCGAGCTTCATCGCCAGCGCGTCGCCGGCGCCATCGATCCCGTCACCGCGCATTGCTATCTGAAGATCAAGGAGTTCGTCTGGACCGCGACGCGCCTCCTGGGCTTGGGGCATTTGCACGACGGCACGCGCAAGCGCATTCCCGCGCCGCGGCATCCGCGCAATCCGCTCGGCGGCGACGATCCGACTTGCGCCATTCTCGACTCCACGTCGCCGCGGCTCTTCATCGATGTGACGCCGACCTATCGACACGGCGGCAATCAGGGGATTCAACGCGTCGTTCGCGAGATCGCCAAGCGTTCGATGCGCGGCGAAGGCGCGCTCCCCGTGGTGATCCAGAATGGACGGCTCGCGCCCTATTTCGAGCGCCGCGCGCCGCTGCCGCCGATAGAATTTCGCAAGGGCGACAAATTCCTGATCTTGGACGCGAGCTGGCTGGCGACGGACGAATATGTTCCGATCATCGAAAAGCTGACGGCCGCGGGCGGACAGCTCGTCACTCTGGTCTATGATCTCATACCGCTGACGCAGCCGCTCAGCGTCGCCGCGCCGATGACGGATCAATTCAAGACATGGTTCGAATCCATCGTGCTGAAGAGCGATCGCATCCTCTGCATTTCGCGAAGCGTGGCCGATGATGTCGTTACCCATATCTCGCGTGAGGGCGCGCGGACGAAGCCGGATCTGCGCGTCGGCTGGTGGCGGCTCGGCGCGGATTTCGACGAGCAGGCCGATAAATCCGTCTCCGCCGAAGCGCGTGAGATAACAGCGGGCGACACGCCCATCTTCTTGAGCGTCGGCACGCTCGAGCCCAGAAAAGCCTATCCGATCGCGCTCGAGGCCTTCGATATTCTGTGGCGCTCCAATGTTCTCGACGCGCGCTATGTCATCATCGGCCGTCCCGGCTGGCAGAGCGAGGCGCTTCAGCGCGACATCAACGACCATCCCGAGCTCGGCCGCCGTCTCTTCTGGCTGAACGATGCGAGCGACGCCGATCTTCGACATTGCTACGAGCATGCCCGCGGCTTGATCTTTCCGTCCATGGTCGAAGGATTCGGCCTGCCGCTCGTCGAGGCCGGCCGGCGCGGAATCCCCGTCATCGCCTCGGATATTCCGGTCTTTCGTGAAATCGCCGGACCCGATGTCCGCTATTTCGATCTTCTCGATCCGGTCGACCTCGCCCATGAAATTCTGCGCCTCTCGCGCGAGGCGCCGACGCGCGGCGAAGCTTCCTATCTCACATGGGACGACGCCGCGGATGCGCTGCTGGAGCTGGTGACGAGAGACGCCTATCAGGCGCGAATCGTCGGCGCGGCCAGCGCTTTTTGCAATAGGCCGTAA
- a CDS encoding DUF6502 family protein: MADSEDNGLTDAARLQQPIARLLRPLVRLLIRYGATFPALCDLLRELYVNVAVHDFALPDKEQTDSRISLLTGIHRKEVRRLREAGAPVRTVPASVSRTSQIVALWLGDRRFTDRKGAPAPLRRAGSPGRGPTFESLVEEVTRDVRPRAVLDEWLDRKIASLDADGRVVLGEAAIAPNKGDERQLYYFGRNLHDHIAAAAANIIQEPAPFMERAVHYEGLSEDGARRLEALSRELAMEGLIAANREAQTLQRGGEEGRWRWTFGVYVYREDERPAGESASGKKGARS, translated from the coding sequence ATGGCCGATAGCGAGGACAATGGGCTTACCGACGCCGCGCGTCTGCAACAGCCGATCGCCCGGCTGCTGCGTCCGCTCGTGCGGCTGCTCATTCGCTACGGCGCGACATTTCCCGCGCTCTGCGATCTGCTGCGCGAGCTTTATGTGAATGTCGCGGTCCACGACTTCGCTCTGCCGGACAAGGAGCAGACCGACAGCCGCATCAGCCTGCTCACCGGCATTCACCGCAAGGAGGTCCGGCGTCTCAGAGAGGCCGGCGCGCCGGTGCGGACCGTTCCCGCCAGCGTCTCGCGCACATCTCAAATCGTCGCTCTATGGCTCGGCGATCGGCGCTTCACCGATCGGAAGGGGGCCCCGGCGCCGCTGCGGCGCGCCGGATCGCCAGGGCGCGGCCCGACCTTCGAATCGCTGGTCGAGGAAGTGACGCGCGACGTGCGCCCGCGCGCCGTGCTCGACGAATGGCTCGATCGCAAAATCGCATCGCTCGATGCCGATGGACGCGTCGTGCTCGGCGAGGCGGCGATCGCGCCCAATAAGGGCGACGAGCGTCAGCTCTACTATTTCGGCCGCAATCTCCACGATCACATAGCGGCGGCGGCGGCCAATATCATTCAGGAGCCGGCGCCCTTCATGGAGCGCGCCGTTCATTATGAAGGCCTCTCGGAGGATGGCGCGCGGCGCCTCGAGGCGCTGTCGCGCGAGCTGGCGATGGAAGGGCTGATCGCGGCCAATCGCGAGGCGCAGACGCTCCAGCGCGGCGGCGAGGAAGGACGCTGGCGCTGGACCTTCGGCGTCTATGTCTATCGCGAGGATGAGCGGCCTGCGGGCGAATCGGCGAGCGGAAAGAAGGGCGCGCGCTCGTGA
- a CDS encoding DUF5666 domain-containing protein produces MSPFRHPTRRQLASLLVSLLSSAVTRAQAASGKPKDNGIGGTGYISVIPDRDNGIGGTGVVGTIRAFGSIIVNGLRVSYPADAEVRIDGRAASVGELRIGHVVSLVAVDDGGRSTTNKIQVLREVVGPVEQIFDHGLRVLGQRIEFGRGARIEKPSAFAIGQQVAVSGLRLPDQTIVASLVERVEPGAAQLAGVVTRASDRRLAIGAQTLSGVAEAMLGQRILVRGAAADGTLDVTSTSSDAWLPRGPSNFLVETYLERRGGTVRTASGLTLGGGHDLSFQGVARAVVDIDATSVGGWSIRSLRTSETLGKRGAAKEQRENLEPPTQTRRPADTSPAVGVEFPSTLDTSGAPHSQGAPAIPTAPIGPGLPSGPGGFGGGAHGPGLGRPGR; encoded by the coding sequence GTGAGCCCGTTTCGCCATCCGACCCGGCGGCAATTGGCGAGCCTGCTCGTCTCGCTTCTCTCTTCCGCCGTGACGCGCGCGCAGGCCGCGAGCGGCAAGCCCAAGGACAATGGCATTGGCGGAACCGGCTATATCTCCGTCATTCCCGACCGCGACAATGGCATTGGCGGAACCGGCGTCGTCGGAACCATTCGCGCTTTCGGCAGCATCATCGTCAATGGGCTTCGCGTCTCCTATCCCGCGGACGCCGAGGTGCGCATCGACGGCCGCGCGGCGAGCGTCGGCGAGCTGCGCATCGGCCATGTCGTCTCGCTGGTGGCCGTCGACGACGGCGGACGATCGACCACGAATAAAATTCAGGTTCTGCGCGAGGTCGTCGGGCCGGTGGAGCAGATCTTCGACCATGGCTTGCGCGTTCTAGGCCAAAGAATCGAATTCGGACGCGGCGCCAGAATCGAGAAGCCGAGCGCCTTCGCCATCGGCCAGCAGGTGGCGGTGAGCGGCCTTCGCCTGCCGGATCAGACGATCGTCGCGAGCCTCGTGGAAAGAGTGGAGCCCGGCGCCGCCCAGCTCGCCGGCGTCGTCACGCGCGCGTCGGATCGCCGGCTCGCGATCGGCGCGCAAACTCTGTCCGGCGTCGCGGAAGCCATGCTCGGCCAGCGCATATTGGTGCGGGGCGCGGCTGCGGACGGAACGCTGGACGTGACCTCGACGTCCAGCGACGCCTGGCTCCCGCGCGGGCCGAGCAATTTTCTCGTCGAGACCTATCTCGAGCGGCGCGGCGGAACAGTGAGGACCGCGAGCGGCCTGACGCTCGGCGGCGGTCATGATCTTTCCTTCCAGGGCGTGGCGCGCGCGGTCGTCGACATTGATGCGACATCAGTGGGCGGCTGGTCGATCCGCTCGCTCAGGACGAGCGAGACGCTCGGCAAGCGCGGCGCCGCCAAGGAGCAGCGCGAGAACCTCGAGCCGCCGACCCAGACGCGCCGGCCGGCGGACACATCCCCCGCTGTCGGCGTCGAATTTCCCTCCACGCTGGACACTTCCGGCGCGCCCCACAGCCAAGGGGCTCCTGCGATTCCGACGGCTCCGATCGGTCCGGGGCTGCCTTCTGGGCCGGGCGGCTTCGGCGGCGGCGCGCATGGTCCCGGCCTCGGACGGCCGGGGCGATAA
- a CDS encoding methanobactin export MATE transporter MbnM gives MSRGSLFGLTLAVATACAATAQPTEWKWELPKYVPPPRTPADNPMSEEKFQLGRRLFFDKRVSGNGTLSCSSCHLQERAFTDGRVVSVGSTGDKTPRNAPSIVNSGWHATLTWANPALVTLERQMENPLYGERPIEMGVNDANKAEIVARFRNDADYKKWFAAAFPEKKPAEQISFETIIKAISAFQRGVISFDSRYDQYLQGKIKLTEAEQRGHDLYFGEKAECHHCHGSVNLDDQFVHAKTREAETPFHNTGLYDIDGKGAYPEPNHGLYDITQDPDDMGKFRAPGLRNIAVTGPYMHDGTVATLEEVIDIYARGGRKIASGPNAGDGAANPLKSPLIVKIDLTPQEKADLLAFLKALTDETLLTSPRFADPWKTQAAGK, from the coding sequence ATGAGCCGGGGTTCGCTTTTCGGATTGACGCTCGCCGTCGCGACGGCTTGCGCCGCGACGGCCCAGCCGACGGAATGGAAGTGGGAGCTTCCCAAATATGTTCCGCCGCCGCGCACGCCTGCCGACAATCCCATGTCGGAGGAGAAGTTTCAGCTCGGGCGGCGCTTGTTCTTCGACAAGCGCGTCTCGGGCAATGGAACGCTCTCCTGCTCCTCCTGTCATTTGCAGGAGCGCGCCTTCACCGATGGGCGCGTCGTCAGCGTCGGCTCCACGGGCGACAAGACGCCGCGCAATGCGCCGTCGATCGTCAATTCCGGCTGGCATGCGACGCTCACCTGGGCCAATCCGGCGCTGGTGACGCTCGAGCGCCAGATGGAAAATCCGCTCTATGGCGAGCGGCCGATCGAGATGGGAGTCAATGACGCCAATAAGGCGGAGATCGTCGCGCGCTTCCGCAATGACGCCGACTACAAGAAATGGTTCGCCGCGGCTTTTCCCGAGAAGAAGCCCGCCGAGCAAATCTCCTTCGAGACGATCATCAAGGCGATCTCGGCCTTTCAGCGCGGCGTTATTTCCTTCGACAGCCGTTACGATCAATATCTGCAAGGCAAGATCAAGCTGACCGAGGCGGAGCAGCGCGGGCACGATCTCTATTTCGGCGAGAAGGCGGAATGTCATCATTGCCATGGCAGCGTCAATCTCGACGATCAATTCGTGCACGCCAAGACGCGCGAGGCGGAGACGCCGTTCCACAACACCGGGCTCTACGACATCGACGGAAAGGGCGCCTATCCAGAGCCCAATCACGGCCTCTACGATATCACGCAAGACCCTGACGATATGGGCAAGTTCCGCGCGCCGGGGCTGCGCAACATAGCGGTGACGGGCCCTTATATGCATGACGGAACGGTCGCGACGCTCGAGGAGGTCATCGATATCTATGCGCGCGGCGGCCGGAAGATCGCGAGCGGCCCGAACGCCGGCGACGGCGCGGCCAATCCGTTGAAGAGCCCGCTGATCGTGAAGATCGATCTGACGCCGCAGGAGAAGGCCGATCTGCTGGCTTTTCTGAAGGCGCTCACCGACGAGACGCTGCTCACCTCGCCACGCTTCGCCGATCCGTGGAAGACGCAGGCCGCTGGGAAATAA
- a CDS encoding MbnP family copper-binding protein has product MRNLRSLGLAAVAAGYFCGVSGPVFAASSETKPVSISFALMDDGKEVGCGAPLANLGTGHLSAKLHEARLYVYGFKLVDAKGKRTPLALEQSEWQYGDVALLDFKDARGGNNPCTPGNPAKNTTIVGKAPAGSYVGLEFSVGAPVETIVDGKPVSINHSNVETAPAPLDVVGMAWNWQAGRRFVTFEFDPATPVVKADGSKARTWMVHIGSTACKGNPATGEIVACAHENRFTVALDRFDPKTQRVELDLTGLLASSDIAADKGGAIGCMSALDDPECPAVFAALGLNLGDSAAGAGDAGKQTKPGVSPIFKAGAMTSAKVMGAKQ; this is encoded by the coding sequence ATGCGGAATTTACGAAGCCTCGGATTGGCGGCTGTGGCGGCCGGCTATTTTTGCGGCGTTTCCGGGCCGGTTTTCGCCGCCTCCAGCGAGACGAAGCCCGTGTCCATCTCCTTTGCGCTGATGGACGATGGCAAGGAGGTCGGCTGCGGCGCGCCGCTCGCCAATCTGGGGACGGGCCATCTGTCCGCCAAGCTCCATGAAGCGCGTCTCTATGTGTACGGCTTCAAGCTGGTCGACGCCAAGGGCAAGCGCACCCCCTTGGCGCTGGAGCAGAGCGAATGGCAATATGGCGACGTCGCTCTGCTCGACTTCAAAGATGCGCGCGGCGGCAATAATCCGTGCACGCCGGGCAATCCGGCCAAGAACACGACAATCGTCGGCAAAGCGCCGGCGGGCTCCTATGTCGGCCTCGAATTCTCGGTCGGCGCGCCGGTAGAGACGATCGTCGACGGCAAGCCCGTTTCGATCAATCATTCCAATGTCGAGACCGCGCCGGCGCCGCTCGATGTGGTCGGCATGGCGTGGAACTGGCAGGCCGGCCGCCGCTTCGTGACTTTCGAGTTCGATCCGGCGACGCCTGTCGTCAAGGCCGACGGCTCCAAGGCGCGGACCTGGATGGTGCATATCGGCTCCACCGCCTGCAAGGGCAATCCCGCGACCGGCGAGATCGTCGCTTGCGCGCATGAGAACCGCTTCACTGTGGCGCTCGATCGCTTCGATCCCAAGACGCAGCGCGTCGAGCTCGATTTGACCGGTCTGCTCGCGAGCTCCGACATCGCCGCGGACAAGGGCGGCGCGATCGGCTGCATGAGCGCGCTCGACGATCCTGAATGTCCTGCCGTTTTCGCCGCGCTCGGTCTCAATCTCGGCGACAGCGCCGCGGGCGCCGGCGACGCCGGCAAGCAGACCAAGCCCGGCGTCTCGCCGATTTTCAAAGCCGGCGCGATGACGTCGGCGAAAGTCATGGGCGCAAAGCAATGA